The Pirellulales bacterium genome includes the window TGAACTAGCGAACCTGTGTTGGCTACACTGGGCTATTCAGGCCAAGCTGTGATGCGCGTGATGGCCTCGGTCCACGGGCGACGGTCCGATATCGCATGCGCCGCGAACCTGAACCTGCCGTCCTCCCTCTACAACTATTTCTCGCCCCTCTGGAAGATTCTCTATGCAGTTCCGCACCCGCGCGATTCACGTCGGCCAACAGCCCGACCCCCACACCGGCGCCATCGTGCCGCCTATCTATATGGCTACCTCGTTTGTCCAGCCTACGGCCAGTTGCAGCGCCGAATTCGATTATTCGCGCAGCGGAAATCCCACGCGCAAGGCCTTTGAAACGACTCTCGCGGCGCTCGAAGAAGGAAGCCTGGCCTTGGCATTCGCCTCGGGTATGGCGGCCACGCATTGCGTGATGATGATGCTCGCTCCGGGCGATCACGTGGTGGCGAGCGCGGACCTATACGGCGGCACCTATCGATTGCTGCACAAAATACTCGATCACGTGGGAGTCCGCGTCTCGACCGTGCCGACCACGGATCTGGCGGCGGTCGAGCGAGCATTCACGCCCTCGACCAAGATGTTGTGGGTAGAAACGCCGGGCAACCCGCTAATGTCGATCACCGATGTGGCCGCATGCGCCAAGATCGCTCACGTGCATGGGGCATTGTTGGCAGTCGACAACACTTTCGCCACGCCAGCACTGACACGACCGCTGGCATTGGGTGCGGACATCGCCATGCATTCGGCCACGAAGTACATCGGCGGTCATAGCGACGTCTTGGGCGGGGCGCTTGTTGTCAATGACCACGCGCTGTTCGAACGTTTGTACTTTATCCAGAACGCCACTGGCGGCGTGATGGGTCCGTGGGAATCGTTTCTCTGCTCGCGCGGATTGAAGACTCTTGAATTGCGCGTCCGCGAACAATGTCGTTCGGCGCGGCTTGTGGCCGAACATCTCGAAAAGCACGCGTGCGTGCGCGCGGTTCACTATCCGGGTCTGCCTGGGCACCCAGGGCACAAGCTGGCTGCCCGGCAGATGGACAACGCGTTTGGCGCCATGGTCAGCTTCGAGGTCGACGGGCAACTGCAGCAGGCGGCACGCGTTGTCGAAGGGACCAAACTGTTTCGTTTAGCGGTGAGTTTGGGGGCGGTCGAGTCATTGATCGAACTACCGGCCACCATGTCACACGCCAGCTACGATGCTGCCGCCCGTCGGACGTTCGGCATCAGCGACGGCCTGATTCGCCTGAGCATTGGCCTGGAGGCGGCGGACGACCTGTGCTACGACCTCGACCAGGCAATCTCCCAGGCCTTTGTCGTCGGCTAAGCGGCACGGTGTCGGCGGAGCGATTGTGTACCAGCGCCCGCTACGACATGCCCGGCCGTGTTTTATCCTGCACGGCGCTCGTCGGAGCGAAGGAGTGGGGCTTCGGTGGCCCATTCACGCACGGTAGCGGCAATGCCGGCGGCATCGAGCCGTAAGTCGGCCAGCAATTCACCAC containing:
- a CDS encoding PLP-dependent aspartate aminotransferase family protein, coding for MQFRTRAIHVGQQPDPHTGAIVPPIYMATSFVQPTASCSAEFDYSRSGNPTRKAFETTLAALEEGSLALAFASGMAATHCVMMMLAPGDHVVASADLYGGTYRLLHKILDHVGVRVSTVPTTDLAAVERAFTPSTKMLWVETPGNPLMSITDVAACAKIAHVHGALLAVDNTFATPALTRPLALGADIAMHSATKYIGGHSDVLGGALVVNDHALFERLYFIQNATGGVMGPWESFLCSRGLKTLELRVREQCRSARLVAEHLEKHACVRAVHYPGLPGHPGHKLAARQMDNAFGAMVSFEVDGQLQQAARVVEGTKLFRLAVSLGAVESLIELPATMSHASYDAAARRTFGISDGLIRLSIGLEAADDLCYDLDQAISQAFVVG